In Candidatus Tectomicrobia bacterium, a single window of DNA contains:
- a CDS encoding type II toxin-antitoxin system HicA family toxin: MTRVPSLSYVQVVRALQRTGWIVVRQRGSHIRLQKREGEHLLKLVVPAHRPVKRSTLAHILKQAEIELDDFLGML, translated from the coding sequence TTGACGCGGGTCCCCAGCCTTTCGTATGTCCAGGTAGTCCGTGCCCTTCAACGGACAGGGTGGATTGTCGTGAGGCAACGGGGGAGCCATATCCGGCTTCAAAAGCGTGAGGGGGAACACCTCTTGAAGCTGGTCGTCCCTGCCCACCGCCCTGTCAAGCGCTCGACCCTAGCTCACATCCTCAAACAAGCCGAAATCGAACTGGATGACTTCCTGGGGATGCTTTAA
- a CDS encoding cytochrome c, with product MKSLRAGFTLAALVAAVGLLAGCTKDFSFAELIGYENPQVKARKDLMQSHPRNIRAIQAAMKENRLADAAKSADALSQSARRIPDAFKERVLEGQTTALPVIWENKADFDQKARNLGTAAASLAVVLRAGDRNGAEAALKNVQGTCGGCHRTYRKPPPKK from the coding sequence ATGAAGAGTCTGCGTGCCGGTTTCACCCTCGCCGCCCTCGTCGCGGCGGTGGGGCTGCTCGCGGGATGTACGAAGGACTTCTCCTTCGCCGAATTGATCGGCTACGAGAATCCGCAGGTGAAGGCCCGCAAGGACCTGATGCAGAGCCACCCGCGCAACATCCGGGCCATTCAGGCGGCCATGAAGGAGAACAGGCTCGCCGACGCGGCCAAGTCCGCTGATGCACTTTCCCAATCGGCCCGGCGAATCCCTGACGCTTTCAAGGAGAGAGTCCTGGAGGGCCAGACGACCGCCCTCCCCGTCATCTGGGAGAACAAGGCGGACTTCGATCAGAAGGCCAGGAACCTCGGGACCGCCGCCGCCTCGCTGGCGGTGGTCCTGCGGGCAGGCGACAGGAACGGCGCCGAGGCGGCCCTGAAGAACGTTCAGGGAACCTGCGGAGGCTGTCACCGGACATACCGGAAGCCGCCCCCGAAAAAGTGA
- a CDS encoding extracellular solute-binding protein: protein MRNSLLSLAAALALAAGAAAPAGAAVSPEEEKLYREAKKEGEVDFRGPTERTSFINVARAWSKRYPDVKLKYSRNPTGRLVKAIEAEFRAGKLTHEVVHVTDPVILVKWKKQGRLLSYKSPYYADYEPQYLDKDFTFAAMGVTPMLPLVNKKYVESIGMKPGDFKCYKDFLNPKFSGKQVVTHANAGGTALFAAMRMTELFGWEFHETLRKHNILLGATAGVTTSMVIKGERPVTYAVTGYRALEHGQDPKKGVFTFWPCEGAVMINFAMTILKEGAARHPNAARLLVTWLSSKEGQENIVEHAHFFSGRKDVKPVPGAQPLHTYKNLWWPDLEKAIQEHDPFLKKFDQVYGLK from the coding sequence ATGAGGAATTCCTTGCTGAGTCTCGCCGCCGCGCTGGCGCTGGCGGCCGGCGCGGCGGCCCCGGCGGGCGCCGCCGTCTCGCCCGAGGAGGAGAAGCTCTACCGGGAGGCCAAGAAGGAAGGGGAGGTGGACTTCCGGGGGCCGACCGAGCGGACTTCCTTCATCAACGTCGCACGGGCATGGTCGAAGCGCTATCCCGACGTGAAGCTGAAGTATTCGCGCAACCCGACGGGGAGGCTCGTCAAGGCCATCGAGGCGGAATTCCGGGCCGGAAAGCTCACCCACGAGGTGGTCCACGTCACCGACCCCGTGATCCTGGTCAAATGGAAGAAGCAAGGGAGGCTGCTCTCCTACAAGAGCCCCTACTATGCCGACTACGAGCCGCAGTACCTCGACAAAGACTTCACCTTCGCGGCCATGGGCGTCACCCCCATGCTCCCCCTCGTGAACAAGAAGTACGTCGAGAGCATCGGCATGAAGCCCGGCGACTTCAAGTGCTACAAGGACTTCCTAAACCCGAAATTCTCCGGCAAGCAGGTGGTCACCCACGCCAACGCCGGCGGGACCGCCCTTTTTGCCGCCATGCGAATGACCGAGCTCTTCGGCTGGGAGTTCCATGAAACCCTGCGTAAGCACAACATCCTGCTCGGGGCGACAGCGGGCGTGACCACGAGCATGGTCATCAAGGGCGAGCGGCCGGTGACCTACGCGGTGACGGGCTACCGCGCCCTGGAGCACGGGCAGGATCCCAAGAAGGGCGTGTTCACCTTCTGGCCCTGCGAGGGCGCGGTGATGATCAACTTCGCGATGACCATCCTCAAGGAGGGCGCCGCCAGGCATCCCAACGCCGCCAGGCTCCTGGTGACGTGGCTCTCCTCGAAGGAGGGCCAGGAGAACATCGTCGAGCACGCGCACTTCTTCAGCGGCCGCAAGGACGTGAAGCCGGTGCCCGGCGCCCAGCCGCTGCACACGTACAAGAACCTGTGGTGGCCCGACCTCGAGAAGGCCATCCAAGAGCACGATCCGTTCCTGAAGAAGTTTGATCAGGTGTACGGGCTGAAGTAG
- a CDS encoding iron ABC transporter permease: MEAISAPAGWLADRAAQWRNEPGKFAAMALTASFLAALIAYPFLTLFVMSLQHPETGAWTISSYVRIFTEESFRDAFIRSIWLSLIVTFFSLILGIPMAFGVSRTRMPFRELVRSLTGIAFIIPSFIGAVGWIFLLGENQGDINRLVRWIVNPFLAEPIESGPFTVFSFWGLAFVLVLHFFPFVFYSVSASLDNMDPSYEEAGSMVGAGRLLTVLRITLPMAAPAIVSGAIMVFLETLAAFGAPQVIGVPARFHVLTTRIYNLFEPPPNFAMATALASPLIVITAGALWLQRRILSRRQYVTVGGKATAPAPMDIGRWRYVLSGFSMLVVFVSVGAPMYAIFATSVTEVWGRPLFTGLFPPAAGGFSLTHYEQLFDPALANCDLPGGYIVTEAICAVYNSMWLSAVAATLILLLAVVSAYIVERSGIDGRGALTGLIMMTFAFPSVALAVGLYVGYLRLEWLPVFGTMMMFILAYITRYIAFAFIFVRNTMKQVGPEMEEAGRMVGAGWTRTTWSISVPLLKSGLWIGWTLVFAVLLRELPLTIMLNVQGAQTMAVRILLFIEDGLLERAAAMCIIIIVASVGATWLVRRFAGKSVMEV, encoded by the coding sequence ATGGAGGCGATATCCGCCCCCGCGGGATGGCTGGCGGACCGGGCGGCCCAATGGAGAAACGAGCCCGGCAAGTTCGCCGCGATGGCGCTGACGGCCTCGTTCCTGGCCGCCCTCATCGCCTACCCCTTCCTGACCCTTTTCGTCATGAGCCTTCAGCACCCGGAGACGGGCGCCTGGACGATCTCAAGCTACGTCCGCATCTTCACCGAGGAGAGCTTCCGGGACGCGTTCATCCGCTCGATCTGGCTCAGCCTCATCGTCACCTTCTTCTCGCTCATTCTCGGCATCCCCATGGCCTTCGGGGTCTCGCGCACGCGGATGCCCTTCCGGGAGCTCGTGCGAAGCCTCACCGGCATCGCCTTCATCATCCCGAGCTTCATCGGGGCGGTGGGCTGGATCTTCCTGCTCGGGGAGAACCAGGGGGACATCAACCGCTTGGTGCGCTGGATCGTCAACCCCTTCCTGGCGGAGCCGATCGAGAGCGGCCCCTTCACGGTCTTCTCCTTCTGGGGTTTGGCCTTCGTCCTGGTCCTGCATTTTTTCCCGTTCGTCTTCTATTCCGTGAGCGCCTCGCTCGACAACATGGACCCCTCCTACGAGGAGGCGGGGAGCATGGTGGGGGCGGGGAGGCTCCTGACCGTGCTGCGGATCACCCTCCCCATGGCGGCCCCCGCCATCGTGTCGGGCGCCATCATGGTCTTCCTGGAGACGCTGGCGGCGTTCGGCGCCCCCCAGGTCATCGGCGTTCCCGCCCGGTTTCACGTTCTGACGACGCGCATCTACAACCTGTTCGAGCCGCCGCCGAACTTCGCCATGGCGACGGCGCTGGCCTCTCCGCTCATCGTCATCACGGCGGGGGCGCTGTGGCTTCAGCGGCGCATCCTGTCCCGGCGGCAGTACGTGACGGTGGGCGGCAAGGCCACCGCCCCCGCGCCCATGGACATCGGGCGGTGGCGCTACGTCCTGAGCGGGTTCTCCATGCTCGTGGTGTTCGTCTCGGTGGGGGCGCCGATGTACGCCATCTTCGCCACCTCCGTGACGGAGGTGTGGGGGCGGCCGCTCTTCACCGGGCTCTTCCCGCCGGCCGCCGGCGGCTTCTCCTTGACGCACTACGAGCAGCTCTTCGACCCCGCCCTGGCCAACTGCGATCTTCCCGGCGGCTACATCGTCACCGAGGCCATATGCGCCGTCTACAACAGCATGTGGCTCTCGGCGGTGGCGGCCACCCTCATCCTCCTGCTGGCGGTGGTGTCGGCCTACATCGTCGAGCGCTCGGGAATCGATGGGAGGGGCGCGCTGACCGGCCTCATCATGATGACCTTCGCCTTCCCCTCCGTGGCGCTGGCCGTGGGGCTCTACGTGGGCTACCTGAGGCTCGAGTGGCTGCCCGTCTTCGGCACCATGATGATGTTCATCCTGGCCTACATCACGCGCTACATCGCCTTCGCCTTCATTTTCGTGCGGAATACGATGAAGCAGGTGGGCCCCGAGATGGAGGAGGCGGGCCGCATGGTGGGGGCGGGGTGGACGCGGACCACCTGGAGCATCTCGGTGCCCCTGCTCAAGAGCGGCCTGTGGATCGGCTGGACGCTCGTCTTCGCCGTCCTGCTCCGTGAGCTGCCCCTCACCATCATGCTGAACGTCCAGGGGGCGCAGACCATGGCGGTGCGCATCCTGCTTTTCATCGAGGACGGCCTCCTCGAGCGCGCCGCCGCGATGTGCATCATCATCATCGTGGCCTCGGTCGGGGCGACGTGGCTCGTCCGGAGGTTCGCCGGGAAATCCGTAATGGAGGTGTGA
- a CDS encoding tetratricopeptide repeat protein yields the protein MSFEEKYWEESRVNPELRKALELLAEAESAHRRGRIDRAVELYKNSLAYHPTADAHTYLGWMYSKQGRLEEAIEECHLAIEVDPDFGNPYNDIGCYLMQLGDLEQAIEWLEKAKRAPRYDPRHFPYTNLARIYLKRSEHGKAASEILGAVRRAADEETLKRQLLELVTLLN from the coding sequence ATGTCGTTCGAGGAAAAATACTGGGAAGAGTCCCGGGTGAATCCCGAGCTGAGAAAGGCCCTGGAGCTGCTGGCGGAGGCGGAAAGCGCGCACCGGAGAGGTAGAATCGATCGGGCGGTCGAGCTGTACAAGAATTCTCTCGCCTACCATCCCACCGCGGACGCCCACACCTACCTGGGCTGGATGTACAGCAAGCAGGGCAGGCTCGAGGAGGCCATCGAGGAGTGCCATCTCGCCATCGAGGTCGACCCCGATTTCGGGAATCCTTACAACGACATCGGCTGCTATCTGATGCAGTTGGGCGATCTGGAGCAGGCCATCGAGTGGCTGGAGAAGGCAAAGCGGGCGCCTCGGTATGATCCCCGTCACTTCCCCTACACGAACCTCGCGCGCATCTACCTGAAGCGCAGCGAGCACGGGAAAGCCGCGAGCGAGATTCTCGGCGCCGTCCGGCGGGCGGCGGACGAGGAGACTCTCAAGCGCCAGCTCCTGGAGCTCGTGACGCTGCTGAATTGA
- a CDS encoding type II toxin-antitoxin system HicB family antitoxin, whose translation MKLKIILEPSDEGGFTVYAPSLPGCVSEGETEEEALANIREAIELYLESAEDDALPAEKAKVMELVL comes from the coding sequence ATGAAACTCAAGATCATTCTCGAACCCAGCGATGAAGGCGGCTTCACGGTCTATGCCCCCTCCCTCCCCGGCTGCGTCAGCGAAGGGGAGACCGAGGAGGAGGCCCTCGCCAACATCCGCGAGGCCATCGAGCTTTATCTGGAATCTGCCGAGGATGACGCCCTCCCGGCCGAAAAAGCCAAAGTGATGGAACTCGTTCTTTGA
- a CDS encoding cytochrome b/b6 domain-containing protein, translating into MMPPEEKDVREEEGSVLRFTRRQRLEHHIMAALFILLTVTGLPQKFSDAFWAGSVVRLIGDLDLMRWLHRMAGFAFGGFTVYFLVFASLDVLRGRAALSMAPFLSDLREVYRGLLWAAGLGPRPAAGRFDYREKLEFWGMLLGSGVMILTGLILYFPIQATRWLPGQVIPVAKTAHSYEAMLALMVIVVWHLYNAMFRPGVFPLDTTIIHGRMSLGRLREEHPLEFERLFPEKAAEEGEEERPARGASDPSPA; encoded by the coding sequence ATGATGCCGCCGGAGGAGAAGGACGTGCGGGAGGAGGAGGGCTCCGTGCTGCGGTTCACGAGGAGGCAGCGGCTGGAGCATCACATCATGGCCGCCCTGTTCATCCTGCTGACGGTGACGGGCCTGCCACAGAAGTTCTCCGACGCCTTCTGGGCGGGCTCCGTGGTGCGGCTGATCGGCGACCTGGACCTGATGCGCTGGCTCCACCGGATGGCGGGTTTCGCCTTCGGCGGCTTCACCGTCTATTTCCTGGTCTTCGCGTCGCTCGACGTCCTCCGGGGGCGGGCGGCCCTCTCCATGGCCCCCTTCCTCTCGGACCTGAGGGAGGTCTATCGCGGCCTCCTGTGGGCCGCCGGGCTGGGGCCGCGGCCGGCCGCCGGGCGCTTCGATTACCGGGAGAAGCTCGAGTTCTGGGGAATGCTCCTGGGGAGCGGCGTCATGATCCTGACCGGACTGATCCTCTACTTCCCGATTCAGGCCACCCGCTGGCTGCCCGGCCAGGTCATCCCCGTTGCCAAGACGGCGCACAGCTACGAGGCCATGCTGGCCCTCATGGTGATCGTCGTCTGGCACCTCTACAACGCCATGTTCCGGCCCGGCGTGTTCCCTCTGGACACCACGATCATCCACGGGCGCATGAGCCTCGGGCGCCTGCGGGAAGAGCACCCGCTCGAGTTCGAGCGCCTGTTTCCGGAGAAGGCCGCCGAGGAGGGCGAGGAAGAACGCCCGGCCCGCGGCGCCTCCGATCCCAGCCCCGCCTGA
- a CDS encoding ABC transporter ATP-binding protein, whose amino-acid sequence MSTLVLQGVSKSYGEVRAVRDFNLEVKSGESVVFLGPSGCGKTTTLRMIAGFIQPDAGEIRMDGELVASARFSMPPDRRSFAMVFQNYAVWPHMTVAENLAFGLTLRKLSKAEIGRRVGRALELVQMSALGGRLPSALSGGQQQRVALARALVLEPKLLLLDEPLSNLDATLREEMRFEIKHLQRRLGITSIYVTHDQEEAMVVGDRIVVMRHGKEEQIGSPEDIYRRSATEFVATFVGLANTLEARVAEGEGLVDAGLGAPLRVTGRPEGRAAGEAIRVAIRPEGITLNPPDGGPNCFEASVSERYFLGEVLDLRLRVGSRTLRARVRSVAAVSEGDAVRIHINPELCQVLGG is encoded by the coding sequence GTGTCCACGCTGGTCCTTCAGGGAGTGAGCAAGAGCTACGGCGAGGTCCGCGCGGTCCGCGACTTCAACCTCGAGGTGAAGTCCGGGGAGTCCGTGGTCTTCCTGGGGCCGAGCGGCTGCGGCAAGACGACCACCCTCCGCATGATCGCGGGCTTCATCCAGCCGGACGCGGGCGAGATCCGCATGGACGGGGAGCTGGTCGCCTCCGCCCGCTTCTCCATGCCGCCCGACAGGCGCAGCTTCGCCATGGTGTTCCAGAACTACGCCGTCTGGCCCCATATGACCGTGGCCGAGAACCTCGCCTTCGGCCTCACGCTCCGCAAGCTCTCCAAGGCCGAGATCGGGCGGCGGGTGGGGCGCGCCCTGGAACTCGTCCAGATGAGCGCCCTGGGCGGCCGGCTGCCCAGCGCCCTCTCGGGCGGCCAGCAGCAGCGCGTGGCCCTGGCCCGCGCCCTTGTGCTCGAGCCCAAGCTCCTCCTCCTGGACGAGCCCCTCTCCAACCTCGACGCCACCCTGCGCGAGGAGATGCGCTTCGAGATCAAGCACCTCCAGCGCCGGCTCGGCATCACGAGCATCTACGTCACCCACGACCAGGAAGAGGCCATGGTGGTCGGGGACCGCATCGTCGTCATGCGCCACGGCAAGGAGGAGCAGATCGGCTCGCCCGAGGACATCTACCGCCGCTCGGCCACCGAGTTCGTCGCCACCTTCGTCGGGCTCGCCAACACCCTCGAGGCCCGCGTCGCGGAAGGCGAGGGCCTGGTGGACGCGGGGCTGGGGGCGCCGCTCCGGGTGACGGGCCGGCCGGAAGGCCGGGCCGCCGGCGAGGCCATCCGGGTGGCCATCCGGCCCGAGGGCATCACCCTCAACCCCCCGGACGGCGGACCCAACTGCTTCGAGGCCTCAGTAAGCGAGCGCTACTTCCTCGGCGAGGTCCTGGACCTCCGCCTCCGCGTGGGCTCCCGCACGCTGCGCGCCCGGGTGCGGAGCGTGGCGGCCGTCAGCGAAGGAGACGCGGTCCGCATCCACATCAACCCCGAGCTGTGCCAGGTGTTGGGGGGGTAG
- a CDS encoding isocitrate lyase/phosphoenolpyruvate mutase family protein, with protein sequence MSDPRRAKFRELLGRRGVTLVPGAHDALTARLIEAKGFEAVYMTGGGTSVALTGLPDNGLVTASETVMNARYIADSVSIPLIVDADTGYGNAVNAVRTIRDLDRAGAACVQIEDQVSPKRCGHLPGKEVVSRAEFVGKIRAVADHRPDPALAIMARTDARATFGFEEAVVRGNEALKAGADLVFIEALESAEEFAEYARRCPGPLLANMTEFGKTPLIPAEEFGRMGYRFVIFPASALRVMLRAAAELLDEIREKGTQAAYLDRMMTRAELYDLIDYDAYHRIEARYLPRD encoded by the coding sequence ATGTCCGACCCCAGGAGGGCGAAGTTCCGGGAGCTGCTCGGCCGGCGGGGGGTCACCCTCGTCCCGGGCGCGCACGACGCCCTCACGGCCCGGCTCATCGAGGCCAAGGGCTTCGAGGCGGTCTATATGACCGGCGGGGGCACCTCCGTCGCCCTGACCGGCCTGCCGGACAACGGCCTGGTCACCGCCTCGGAGACGGTGATGAACGCGCGCTACATCGCGGATTCGGTTTCCATCCCCCTCATCGTAGACGCCGATACCGGCTACGGCAATGCCGTCAACGCGGTCCGCACCATCCGCGATCTGGACCGGGCCGGGGCCGCCTGCGTCCAGATCGAGGATCAGGTTTCGCCCAAGCGGTGCGGGCACCTTCCCGGGAAGGAAGTGGTGAGCCGCGCCGAGTTCGTCGGCAAGATCCGGGCCGTCGCCGATCACCGGCCCGACCCGGCGCTGGCGATCATGGCCCGCACCGACGCCCGGGCGACCTTCGGCTTCGAGGAGGCCGTAGTCCGGGGGAACGAGGCCCTGAAGGCGGGGGCCGACCTGGTGTTCATCGAGGCGCTCGAGTCGGCCGAGGAGTTCGCAGAGTACGCCCGCCGCTGCCCGGGACCCCTGCTCGCGAACATGACGGAGTTCGGGAAGACGCCCCTCATCCCGGCGGAGGAGTTCGGGCGGATGGGCTACCGCTTCGTGATCTTCCCCGCGAGCGCCCTGCGGGTCATGCTGCGCGCGGCGGCCGAGCTCCTCGACGAGATCCGGGAGAAGGGCACCCAAGCCGCGTACCTGGACCGGATGATGACCCGCGCGGAGCTGTACGACCTCATCGATTACGACGCCTATCACCGGATCGAAGCCCGCTACCTGCCCCGGGACTGA
- a CDS encoding M48 family metallopeptidase: MFHRLLAFVLAAFLALPLLGGCVRSELTGRQQLLILPPSSEQEMGLTAWQELLKKHKINRDPRINAMVRRVLGRIAGATGQTGYKWEFAVIEDRTPNAFALPGGKVGVHTGILPYTRDETGLAAVIGHEVAHVIARHGGERVSQQLLVNLGLAAVEAGMSGGDPAMVRQVTGLLGAGASVGLILPFSRSHESEADRLGLIYMAKAGYDPRAAVDFWRRMQQAGRGKGKPPEFLSTHPSDETRIRQLQQWLPEAMRNYRP; this comes from the coding sequence ATGTTCCACCGCCTGCTGGCATTCGTCCTCGCCGCTTTTCTCGCTCTCCCCCTGCTGGGCGGGTGCGTCCGTTCCGAGCTGACGGGCAGGCAACAGCTCCTCATTCTCCCTCCCTCCTCCGAGCAGGAGATGGGCCTCACGGCCTGGCAGGAGCTCCTCAAGAAGCATAAGATTAACCGCGATCCGCGGATCAACGCGATGGTGCGGCGCGTCCTCGGCCGCATCGCGGGCGCCACGGGGCAGACCGGCTACAAATGGGAATTCGCCGTCATCGAGGACCGGACGCCCAACGCCTTCGCGCTCCCGGGCGGGAAGGTGGGAGTTCACACTGGCATCCTTCCCTACACCCGGGACGAAACGGGCCTGGCCGCCGTCATCGGGCACGAGGTGGCCCACGTGATCGCCCGCCACGGCGGGGAGCGGGTTAGCCAGCAGCTCCTGGTGAACCTCGGGCTGGCCGCCGTCGAGGCCGGCATGTCGGGCGGAGACCCCGCGATGGTGCGGCAGGTGACGGGCCTCCTGGGAGCGGGGGCCTCGGTTGGCCTCATCCTGCCCTTCTCGCGCAGCCACGAGTCCGAGGCGGACCGCCTGGGGCTCATCTACATGGCAAAGGCCGGCTACGACCCCCGCGCCGCCGTGGACTTCTGGCGCCGGATGCAGCAAGCCGGGCGGGGAAAGGGCAAGCCGCCGGAATTCCTCTCGACCCATCCGTCGGATGAGACCCGCATCCGCCAGCTCCAGCAGTGGCTCCCCGAGGCGATGCGGAATTATCGGCCGTGA
- a CDS encoding cupin domain-containing protein, translated as MAIKAPTKRRWALVDSTAIGVDKKYEPPLIIAWGVDSHAVGTQTITMGRTIIPPKARNQRHYHVCDATFYIVRGPIVVWMGEEKEEHTVPTGTFVYAAAGEIHGLYNPSETEDAELIFTYGNCPNRDAARTIYVEEAWQEEDKRDRIPK; from the coding sequence ATGGCGATCAAGGCCCCGACGAAGCGCCGGTGGGCGCTGGTGGATTCGACGGCGATCGGAGTCGACAAGAAGTACGAGCCCCCTCTCATCATCGCCTGGGGAGTGGACAGCCACGCGGTGGGCACCCAGACCATCACCATGGGCCGCACCATCATCCCCCCCAAGGCCCGGAACCAGCGCCACTACCACGTCTGCGACGCCACCTTCTATATCGTGCGGGGGCCCATCGTCGTGTGGATGGGAGAGGAGAAGGAGGAGCACACCGTCCCCACCGGCACTTTCGTTTACGCGGCGGCGGGCGAGATCCACGGCCTCTATAACCCGAGCGAGACCGAGGACGCCGAGCTCATCTTCACGTACGGCAACTGCCCGAACCGGGATGCCGCGCGAACTATCTATGTGGAGGAGGCGTGGCAGGAAGAGGACAAGCGGGATCGCATCCCGAAGTAG
- a CDS encoding alpha/beta fold hydrolase: MPVAAARKASPAIEAKEHFIPSLDKGITVHLWEKRPRGKRRFGPEAALLLVHGRVAPGPVAFDLKVPGYSWMDFIASRGFDVFTLSVRGFGKSTWPKVMREDPAGKPPAIRGKEAVRDIAAAVRFICERREVDRVNILGRSWGTTLSPLFATQEPARVGKLVLYAPYYAFDDPRRRAAFEDPARPGRFDARRGAWMWNTRENMERRWWGHISGTAHHKWREPRVVDAYWKSLLANDPEGAKRRPPAQRLPNGSLADLYDRASNVPLYDAAKVRCPVLLIRGTQDGASADPEALGLFHALRNSWGKRYVILEDGTHFMELEKRRMELLNEVQHFLEE; this comes from the coding sequence ATGCCCGTCGCCGCAGCGCGCAAAGCCTCCCCGGCCATCGAGGCCAAGGAACACTTCATCCCCTCGCTGGACAAGGGGATCACCGTCCACTTGTGGGAGAAGCGGCCGAGGGGCAAGCGGCGCTTCGGCCCGGAGGCGGCGCTGCTCCTCGTCCACGGCCGGGTGGCTCCGGGCCCCGTCGCCTTCGATCTCAAGGTGCCGGGCTACTCCTGGATGGACTTCATCGCCTCCCGGGGCTTCGACGTTTTCACCCTCTCGGTGCGGGGCTTCGGGAAATCCACCTGGCCGAAGGTCATGCGCGAGGACCCGGCCGGGAAGCCGCCCGCCATCCGGGGGAAGGAGGCGGTGCGGGACATCGCGGCGGCCGTGCGCTTCATCTGCGAGCGCAGGGAGGTGGACCGCGTCAATATCCTCGGCCGCTCGTGGGGGACCACCCTCTCGCCGCTCTTCGCCACCCAGGAGCCCGCGCGGGTGGGGAAGCTCGTCCTCTACGCCCCCTACTACGCCTTCGACGACCCCCGCCGCCGGGCGGCTTTCGAGGACCCGGCCCGGCCCGGCCGCTTCGACGCCCGCCGCGGGGCCTGGATGTGGAACACGCGGGAGAACATGGAGCGGCGCTGGTGGGGGCACATTTCCGGCACGGCCCACCACAAGTGGCGGGAGCCGCGGGTGGTCGACGCGTACTGGAAGTCCCTCCTCGCCAACGATCCGGAAGGGGCGAAGCGCCGGCCGCCCGCCCAGCGCCTGCCGAATGGCTCGCTGGCCGACCTCTACGACCGGGCCTCCAACGTCCCCCTCTACGACGCGGCGAAGGTCCGGTGCCCGGTCCTCCTCATCCGGGGGACGCAGGACGGCGCCTCGGCCGATCCCGAGGCCCTGGGCCTCTTCCACGCGCTGCGCAACAGTTGGGGGAAGCGCTACGTCATCCTCGAGGACGGCACCCATTTCATGGAGCTCGAGAAGCGCCGGATGGAGCTTCTGAACGAGGTGCAGCACTTCCTGGAGGAGTAG
- a CDS encoding cytochrome C, giving the protein MPGPADRIFRRIPPLAALLISPVLGTVFVLGFIFLTLAAMAIIPVKLIRRGRGGRAAGLFLAGAVLLGGPAAWGQAVSNEMCINCHKLPLQMKLKDGSSVSLQIPAADFGKSAHGSLLLCTACHTDIKKVPHDKLEFEDRRALSLHYSRACTSCHGGKFKEFQEGIHWRLLSAGDRRAPLCADCHGAHAITKGGVAKGFTPQACAKCHEKPYRQYETSVHGRGLIQNGAKDVPGCSTCHPSHTGQDPRKMEFRINIPQLCADCHQNKPLMEKYGLSSQVVSTYLEDFHGASISLYREQRNLPPRLTAVCTDCHGIHDILRVKDPDSKVVRENLMRTCQKCHPDASLNFPASWLSHYPPSTTRYPLVFFLRLFYFIFVPAIIACMLFHVGLDFAAELRARRRSRKERA; this is encoded by the coding sequence TTGCCCGGCCCCGCCGATCGAATCTTCCGCCGAATCCCTCCCCTGGCCGCGCTCCTGATCTCCCCCGTGCTCGGCACCGTCTTCGTCCTCGGCTTCATCTTCCTCACCCTGGCCGCGATGGCGATCATCCCCGTGAAGCTCATCCGCAGGGGACGGGGCGGCCGCGCGGCGGGCCTCTTCCTGGCGGGCGCCGTCCTGCTGGGGGGGCCGGCAGCCTGGGGACAGGCGGTGTCGAACGAGATGTGCATCAACTGCCACAAGCTGCCGCTGCAGATGAAGCTGAAGGACGGCTCCAGCGTCTCCCTTCAGATTCCCGCCGCGGACTTCGGAAAGTCCGCGCACGGGAGTCTCCTGCTGTGCACGGCCTGCCACACCGATATCAAGAAGGTGCCCCACGACAAGCTTGAGTTCGAGGACCGGCGCGCTCTCAGCCTCCACTACAGCAGGGCGTGCACCTCCTGCCACGGCGGAAAGTTCAAGGAATTCCAGGAAGGGATCCACTGGCGCCTCCTCTCCGCAGGCGACCGCCGGGCGCCCCTGTGCGCGGACTGCCACGGCGCGCACGCGATCACCAAGGGAGGAGTCGCCAAGGGCTTCACCCCCCAGGCCTGCGCGAAGTGCCACGAGAAGCCCTACCGGCAATACGAGACCAGCGTTCATGGGCGGGGGCTCATCCAGAACGGGGCCAAGGATGTGCCCGGCTGCTCCACCTGCCATCCCTCCCACACGGGGCAGGACCCCCGGAAGATGGAGTTCCGCATCAACATTCCCCAGCTATGCGCCGACTGCCATCAAAACAAGCCGCTGATGGAGAAATACGGCCTCTCCTCTCAGGTCGTCTCGACTTATCTTGAGGATTTTCACGGTGCCTCGATCAGCCTCTACCGCGAGCAGCGGAACCTTCCCCCGCGCCTGACGGCGGTCTGCACCGATTGCCACGGCATCCACGACATCTTGCGGGTGAAGGACCCGGATTCGAAGGTCGTGCGCGAAAACCTGATGCGGACCTGCCAGAAGTGCCACCCGGACGCCTCGCTCAATTTCCCGGCGAGCTGGCTCTCGCACTATCCGCCGAGCACGACGCGCTATCCCTTGGTGTTCTTCCTCCGGCTGTTCTATTTCATCTTTGTCCCGGCGATCATCGCCTGCATGCTCTTCCACGTCGGGCTCGACTTCGCCGCCGAGCTCCGCGCCCGGCGGCGGTCCCGGAAGGAGCGGGCATGA